One window of bacterium genomic DNA carries:
- a CDS encoding TetR/AcrR family transcriptional regulator produces the protein MTNISQAKFKNYSTKDKIICIAERLFTKYSYATVSMNDIANMVKTTKAALYYHFKDKEELFFYVLNEAFSEFSEALEQVLKKDISLEKKFNKLLITYIDFSLKRKDLAKLMMQGLSKKDKKIIQLLGKIKNKIIDLIEPLIKEILQYRGFSKSTDSRLVTFLIIGVLNTVITSDIVMKYSDWDAEQIADQITALVFSTNK, from the coding sequence ATGACCAATATTAGCCAAGCGAAATTTAAAAACTATTCAACTAAAGACAAAATTATCTGTATTGCGGAGCGGCTTTTTACTAAATATAGTTATGCGACTGTATCAATGAATGATATTGCCAATATGGTTAAAACCACCAAGGCCGCTTTATATTATCACTTTAAAGACAAGGAGGAGTTATTTTTTTATGTTCTGAATGAGGCTTTTTCCGAATTCAGTGAAGCTTTAGAACAAGTATTAAAAAAAGATATTTCTTTAGAGAAAAAATTTAATAAATTGCTAATTACTTATATTGATTTTTCTTTAAAAAGAAAAGACTTGGCAAAGTTAATGATGCAGGGATTATCAAAAAAAGATAAAAAAATTATTCAATTGTTAGGCAAAATAAAAAATAAAATCATTGACTTAATAGAACCTTTAATAAAAGAAATTTTGCAATATAGAGGTTTTTCTAAAAGCACGGATAGCCGTTTAGTAACTTTTTTAATAATTGGTGTTTTAAATACGGTCATTACCAGTGATATTGTTATGAAATATAGCGATTGGGATGCTGAACAAATAGCAGATCAAATAACTGCTTTGGTATTTTCAACTAATAAATAA
- a CDS encoding efflux RND transporter periplasmic adaptor subunit — protein MKNLIATNKKTRRTIIGIILMIGLIISGYSLLANKNESAINSGAVDENIITALTYKLAPKTISSDIFLSGATRPLGEVMVSPKMSGKIVGMYAQEGSAVHAGQTLIQLEQDQTLLAACNNAQANLTNTIAATNQDISMAELAVTTAETNLSNTKINTEENIRNAELAVAAAKVAVESAEKSLGNTKSASKQTIKNAYDSIKTTMQSNLSAINTALIAVGDIIGESPGNATANDDYQNVLGVKNTQSLTDTKSMFLQAKNNYETAKNNYTSLTADPSFSNMDNAVNSANSYLDLIKQTLNQTNILLDNTITCSGFTATNLSALKTLINTNLTSIDTAISALQTKEQAIINAKLADTTSSDTTQSAYDAAKSGLDIAKQALVLAQSQAKTRIDAAQKQLESAQAGIESAKKRADLQITAAQGQLNSAQAQLSNTTILAPISGAANQIFINSGEMAMAGQPVVSIVNTSGIKIELALTEFDIGQASIGQEAKIALAAYPDEEFIGHVYYISSVADAMSKKFPIKIQLDNKDGRIKAGMVADVKIITAKQENVLAIPKSAVFIEDGVEKVYMVENSIVKIKNIKTEAVNNEELKIIEGLVEGDIIVIEGNYELQEGGEININNN, from the coding sequence ATGAAAAACTTAATAGCGACAAATAAAAAAACGAGGAGGACGATAATCGGCATTATTTTAATGATTGGGTTGATTATTTCCGGCTATAGTTTATTGGCTAATAAAAATGAATCAGCGATTAACTCCGGAGCCGTTGATGAAAATATCATTACGGCGCTAACTTATAAGTTAGCGCCGAAAACTATAAGCAGCGATATTTTTCTTTCCGGCGCGACACGGCCCTTGGGCGAGGTGATGGTAAGTCCGAAAATGAGCGGCAAAATAGTTGGTATGTACGCGCAAGAAGGAAGCGCTGTCCATGCAGGGCAAACTTTAATTCAGTTAGAGCAGGATCAAACATTATTAGCGGCTTGCAATAACGCTCAAGCTAATTTGACCAATACTATTGCCGCCACCAATCAGGATATTAGCATGGCCGAATTAGCCGTAACGACGGCAGAAACCAATTTAAGCAACACTAAAATTAATACAGAAGAAAATATTAGAAATGCTGAATTAGCTGTGGCAGCGGCTAAAGTTGCCGTGGAAAGCGCGGAAAAATCATTGGGCAATACCAAAAGCGCGAGTAAGCAAACAATTAAGAATGCTTATGATAGCATAAAAACAACCATGCAAAGCAATTTATCTGCTATTAATACAGCCCTAATCGCCGTAGGCGATATTATTGGCGAAAGCCCGGGCAATGCCACTGCTAATGATGACTATCAAAATGTGTTAGGAGTTAAAAATACGCAGAGTTTGACTGATACAAAAAGTATGTTTTTGCAAGCTAAAAATAACTATGAGACAGCTAAAAATAATTATACTAGTTTAACTGCAGATCCTTCTTTTAGTAATATGGATAATGCAGTGAATTCTGCTAATAGTTATTTAGACTTAATAAAACAAACATTAAACCAAACCAATATTTTATTAGACAATACTATAACATGCAGTGGTTTTACGGCCACTAATCTGTCTGCCTTAAAAACTTTAATTAATACTAATTTAACAAGTATTGATACGGCTATTAGCGCTTTGCAGACCAAGGAGCAAGCTATTATTAACGCTAAATTAGCTGATACGACCAGCAGTGACACAACGCAGTCCGCTTATGACGCGGCAAAAAGCGGTTTAGACATAGCAAAACAAGCATTGGTTTTAGCGCAAAGCCAAGCAAAGACACGAATTGACGCGGCTCAAAAACAACTTGAATCAGCTCAAGCCGGAATAGAAAGCGCCAAGAAACGGGCAGATTTACAGATTACCGCGGCGCAAGGGCAATTAAATTCTGCGCAAGCGCAATTAAGCAATACAACAATTCTTGCTCCGATTTCAGGCGCGGCGAATCAAATATTTATTAACAGCGGTGAAATGGCAATGGCCGGCCAACCGGTTGTTAGTATTGTCAACACCAGCGGCATAAAAATTGAATTGGCTTTAACTGAATTTGATATTGGCCAAGCGTCTATCGGGCAAGAGGCAAAAATTGCTTTAGCCGCTTACCCGGATGAAGAATTTATTGGCCATGTTTATTATATTAGTTCAGTGGCTGATGCCATGAGCAAGAAATTTCCTATCAAGATTCAGTTAGACAACAAAGATGGAAGGATTAAAGCCGGCATGGTGGCTGATGTAAAAATTATTACTGCCAAGCAGGAGAATGTTTTAGCAATTCCCAAGTCGGCGGTATTTATTGAAGATGGGGTTGAAAAAGTTTATATGGTTGAAAATTCTATTGTAAAGATTAAAAATATTAAGACTGAAGCTGTTAATAATGAAGAATTAAAAATTATTGAAGGATTGGTTGAAGGCGATATAATTGTTATTGAAGGGAATTATGAATTGCAAGAGGGCGGTGAAATAAATATTAATAATAATTAA
- a CDS encoding patatin-like phospholipase family protein: MQKCEDCKFYKSMAEKLSEVITNKKYPKIGLALGSGGAKGLAHIGVIKVLEKNNIPIDFIAGSSIGALIGAHYALYKDVKKIEEIAIETNWRTILNLFDPTLSGGLIKGDKIEKLIKSWIKNPDFNDLKIPLTVIATDLITGREINIASGDIIKAIRASLSVPAIFKPVEYNGKLLADGGLSNPLPDNIARKMGADIVIVVNLDNDYFENGLKRNNLSLPRVSIRALNIMRYHLAQNCLKTADVVIEPKVGEIGLIGWNKFFNTRETKQIIKAGEEATIKFLPKIKKLIQRYYESAKIFS; this comes from the coding sequence ATGCAAAAATGCGAAGATTGTAAATTTTATAAATCAATGGCGGAAAAATTATCAGAAGTTATTACAAATAAAAAATATCCAAAAATCGGCTTGGCTTTAGGCAGCGGCGGCGCCAAAGGATTGGCGCATATCGGCGTTATTAAAGTTTTAGAGAAAAATAATATTCCAATTGATTTTATTGCCGGCTCAAGCATTGGCGCCCTAATCGGAGCTCATTACGCGCTTTATAAAGATGTAAAGAAGATAGAAGAGATTGCCATAGAAACTAATTGGCGGACAATCCTAAATTTATTTGATCCAACTTTAAGCGGAGGGCTTATAAAAGGCGATAAAATAGAAAAATTAATTAAATCATGGATAAAAAATCCTGATTTTAATGATTTAAAAATTCCTTTAACCGTAATAGCTACCGATTTAATCACTGGCCGGGAAATAAATATTGCCAGCGGCGACATAATCAAAGCAATCAGGGCATCGCTTTCTGTCCCGGCTATTTTTAAACCCGTAGAATATAACGGGAAACTATTGGCGGACGGCGGCCTGTCTAATCCATTACCGGACAATATAGCGCGGAAAATGGGAGCTGATATTGTTATTGTCGTAAATTTAGATAATGATTATTTTGAAAACGGCTTAAAAAGAAATAATCTATCACTGCCCAGAGTATCTATAAGGGCTTTAAATATAATGCGCTATCATTTGGCGCAAAATTGTTTAAAAACAGCGGATGTGGTTATTGAACCAAAAGTCGGCGAGATTGGATTGATAGGATGGAATAAATTTTTTAATACCCGAGAAACAAAGCAGATTATAAAAGCAGGGGAAGAAGCAACTATTAAATTTTTACCAAAAATAAAAAAATTAATACAGAGATATTATGAATCTGCCAAAATTTTCAGTTGA
- a CDS encoding efflux RND transporter permease subunit translates to MNLPKFSVDKPVTITMMVLIIVVFGFISFSRLGLDMLPDIEFPVVSVITSYSGVTSEDIEDVLTKPIEDAVSTVKDVKSVSSISQEGVSVVTIEFNSGANIDFAAQDIRDKIGLIEDCLPQDANKPMVFKMDVGAMPVLGYGVTADSLTTLELKKLLEDNVKDKIERLDGVASMEMRGGQEREILIKLNKPQLESYGITQTQIAQILRGENINLSGGFIEQGLLEFSLRTVGEFKNLEEIKNTVIVVKNGAPVYLKDVAEVIDTHKELRSYCRTNKKDSLLIMINKQSGANTTQVADRIKQELSELQKYLPKDVEFALVMDQSQMIKTSTDSVTQSGLIGGLLAVLIVYLFLRNWRPTFAIAIAIPLSLIATFIPLYAVGYTLNLMTLGGLALGIGMLVDNAVVVIENIYRHLEKIGKRQKAAIIGSNEVGLAITASTLTTIAVFLPMSLGAGIAGQLSRGLSLTIIFALFSSLLVALTLVPMIASKIFKKQEQAEDYKTASGERRFEKIQKGYKKILIWSLNHRVKTMLITVGLLIITTALIPFIGTEFMPASDSSMMILQVALPVGSLLEQTNKAAGYVEDVVLDKAGDSIISATSFVGQSQEMAEAGSMGMGGGINEAMILIRLKDKQDRELSNAQIEEIVRKNRPPIKGLEINPMDMAGIMMGGAMTPIEIKIFGKDLDILRNVSDEIAQKINNIEGLRDVGTSLSQSKPELVITIDRERASYLGLTVGQIGSTIKNSLQGAVATQLRQGGKETDIRVRYDKIYRDDIKQIENLTITTPTNSQIPLKQVARISKGEGPIKINREDQLRVVAVTANVLDRDVGGVVNDIKNRLSDYNLPSGYFIEYGGSYKQMQDTFSTLGWAMILGILLVYMVMASQFESLIHPFIVMFEMPLAFIGVGLALFITGQTLSLPSFMGIIMLAGIVVNNAIVLIDYVNQLRKKGISKFDALVEGGTTRLRPILITSITTILGMLPMALAKQEGSEMMRPMAIVVIGGLLVSTLLTLVVIPVIYSLVEKFSKRVYARVGNIINGGK, encoded by the coding sequence ATGAATCTGCCAAAATTTTCAGTTGACAAGCCGGTTACCATAACAATGATGGTTTTAATCATTGTGGTTTTCGGTTTTATTTCATTTAGCCGATTGGGGCTGGATATGCTGCCGGATATTGAATTTCCTGTGGTTTCCGTTATTACCTCATACAGCGGCGTAACAAGCGAGGATATTGAGGATGTCTTGACTAAGCCGATTGAAGACGCGGTTAGCACGGTTAAAGATGTTAAGTCTGTGTCTTCAATTTCACAGGAAGGGGTGTCGGTTGTAACGATAGAATTTAACAGCGGCGCTAATATTGATTTTGCGGCTCAAGACATTCGGGATAAAATTGGACTGATAGAAGACTGTTTGCCCCAGGACGCTAATAAGCCCATGGTTTTCAAAATGGATGTTGGGGCTATGCCAGTACTTGGTTATGGCGTTACTGCTGATAGTTTAACAACTTTAGAGCTTAAAAAATTATTAGAAGACAATGTTAAAGACAAAATTGAAAGATTGGATGGCGTGGCTTCAATGGAAATGCGCGGCGGTCAGGAACGGGAAATTTTAATCAAACTAAACAAGCCGCAACTAGAATCTTATGGCATAACGCAGACTCAAATCGCGCAAATTTTGCGGGGAGAAAATATTAATTTGTCCGGCGGATTTATTGAACAGGGTTTACTGGAATTTTCTTTGCGCACTGTCGGTGAATTTAAAAATTTAGAAGAAATTAAAAACACGGTTATTGTTGTTAAAAACGGCGCGCCGGTTTATTTAAAGGATGTGGCGGAAGTTATTGATACGCATAAAGAATTAAGAAGCTATTGCCGAACTAATAAAAAAGACAGCTTGCTAATAATGATTAATAAGCAATCCGGAGCCAACACAACCCAAGTGGCTGACAGGATTAAACAGGAATTGTCAGAACTGCAAAAATATTTGCCAAAAGATGTTGAATTTGCTTTGGTTATGGATCAAAGCCAGATGATTAAAACCTCAACTGATTCCGTAACCCAAAGCGGTTTAATCGGCGGTTTATTGGCAGTGCTGATAGTTTATTTATTCCTGCGTAATTGGCGGCCGACTTTTGCTATTGCCATAGCTATTCCCTTGTCCTTGATTGCCACTTTTATACCTCTTTATGCTGTTGGTTATACCTTAAATTTGATGACTTTGGGCGGCTTGGCTTTAGGTATTGGCATGTTAGTTGATAACGCGGTTGTGGTAATTGAAAATATTTATCGGCATTTGGAAAAAATAGGCAAAAGGCAAAAAGCGGCGATAATCGGCTCCAATGAAGTGGGACTGGCTATTACTGCGTCCACGCTAACAACTATTGCTGTATTTTTGCCAATGTCCTTAGGCGCAGGCATTGCCGGGCAGTTATCCAGAGGGCTGTCGCTAACAATAATTTTTGCTTTGTTTTCTTCTTTGTTGGTGGCTTTGACTTTGGTGCCAATGATCGCTTCAAAGATTTTTAAAAAACAGGAACAGGCAGAAGATTATAAAACAGCGTCAGGAGAGCGGCGTTTTGAAAAAATTCAAAAAGGATATAAGAAAATTCTTATCTGGTCGCTTAACCATCGCGTTAAAACCATGCTAATTACTGTTGGTTTGCTGATAATAACCACGGCTTTAATTCCCTTTATCGGTACGGAATTTATGCCAGCCAGCGACAGCAGTATGATGATTTTACAAGTTGCTCTGCCGGTAGGATCATTATTAGAGCAAACCAACAAAGCGGCTGGTTATGTAGAAGATGTTGTTTTAGATAAAGCAGGCGATAGTATAATCAGCGCCACCAGTTTTGTGGGCCAAAGCCAGGAAATGGCGGAAGCAGGTTCAATGGGTATGGGCGGCGGCATTAATGAAGCCATGATTTTGATTCGGCTAAAAGATAAGCAAGACAGGGAATTGTCTAACGCGCAAATTGAAGAAATAGTCAGGAAAAATAGGCCGCCAATCAAAGGATTGGAAATTAATCCAATGGATATGGCCGGCATAATGATGGGCGGGGCCATGACGCCAATTGAGATTAAAATTTTTGGCAAGGATTTAGATATTTTAAGAAATGTGTCAGACGAGATTGCGCAAAAAATTAATAATATAGAGGGCCTGCGTGATGTTGGGACTTCGTTAAGCCAAAGCAAGCCGGAATTAGTTATTACCATTGATCGGGAAAGAGCGTCTTATTTAGGGCTTACAGTCGGGCAAATCGGCTCAACCATAAAAAATTCCCTGCAGGGCGCGGTGGCTACTCAATTGCGCCAAGGCGGCAAGGAAACAGATATTAGGGTGCGTTATGATAAAATCTACAGGGACGATATTAAACAAATAGAAAATTTAACAATTACTACTCCGACTAACAGCCAGATACCTTTAAAACAAGTGGCCCGCATTTCTAAAGGCGAGGGTCCGATAAAAATTAATCGTGAAGATCAATTAAGAGTAGTCGCGGTTACGGCTAATGTGCTTGACCGGGATGTTGGCGGCGTGGTTAATGATATAAAAAACAGATTAAGCGATTACAATTTGCCTTCAGGATATTTTATAGAATACGGCGGTTCGTATAAACAAATGCAGGACACTTTTAGCACTTTGGGCTGGGCCATGATTTTAGGAATTTTGTTAGTCTATATGGTAATGGCTTCGCAGTTTGAATCACTAATCCATCCTTTTATTGTTATGTTTGAAATGCCCCTGGCTTTTATTGGAGTGGGGTTGGCCTTATTTATTACCGGCCAGACTTTGTCTTTGCCGTCTTTTATGGGAATAATTATGCTGGCTGGCATTGTGGTAAATAACGCTATTGTTTTGATTGATTATGTTAATCAACTGCGCAAAAAGGGCATAAGCAAATTTGACGCTTTGGTTGAAGGCGGAACAACCCGCTTGCGTCCAATACTTATTACTTCAATAACCACTATCTTAGGCATGCTGCCAATGGCTTTAGCCAAGCAAGAAGGCTCGGAAATGATGCGACCAATGGCAATTGTCGTGATTGGCGGCTTGTTGGTTTCCACTTTGTTAACCTTAGTGGTGATACCGGTAATTTATAGTTTAGTGGAGAAATTTTCTAAGAG